Part of the Nicotiana tabacum cultivar K326 chromosome 20, ASM71507v2, whole genome shotgun sequence genome, ttagtgttttaaaataattttaaaataaaaatagatatcttataattataattaactataataaaaaaacgaaaatataaatatataagaaaataactacccattcaaattggtagttatttttaattaataattagttattggttattatttttgaatttaaatatatataaaaaacgaaaataaaaaaaatacaaaactacttatatatatatatatatatatatatatatatatatatatatatatatatatatatatatatatatatatatatatatatatatatatatatatatactaattgattactttatttgaattaataaatatagatatcttataattaactatataaaaaacgaaaatataaatataaaaaaaaactacccattcaaattgggtgggagtagtttcaagttggagtttttaaattattttaaaataaaaaagcaaaaaaaaatctatcaaaaaaacaaaaacaaaaagagaagaaaaactacgCATTCAAAtcggggagtagtttcaagttggagttttaaaataattttaaaataaaaatagatatcttataattaactataattagaaaatgaaaatataaatatatcaaaaagtaACTACCCgttcaaattgggtgggagtagtttcaagttggagtttttaaattattttaaaataaaaaagctataaaaaacgaaaaaaagagaaaaaaaactacccattcaaattggggagtagttcaagttggagttttaatataattttaatataaaaaacaaaattaaaaaaataataaattaccaattcaaattggggagtagttttaagttggagttttaaaattatttaaaaataaaaaaataaaaataaagtaataaaaaaaacttcagagaaaaatattaaataacataATATGCTAATGAAACTTTCTATTAACAAAGTAATAGTATTAAATATTGAaagatataataaagaaaaatacataacaaaaacgtTATTCGATGCGCTGCCTGTATAAGTCCCGTTAGtttaacatagattttattcactaaaatttagataatattattaagaacaacagaataaaatttaaaataaaaaaaaatcaatagtaataaattatatatcttctcatatattacaaaaagaaagcgaATACTAAATATTgtttaatataataaagaaaaatagaacaaaaaagttattcactGACTGTATAAGTACGTTTGATTTAATAGAGATTTCATTATTGggtatatcgtattgacaaacaagATGACAATTGAATTTTATTAAAGCAATACGATCTAATAGGATCAAACAAGCCTgatcataatttaatttaattaatatttttttaatattgaccgcgcatcgcgcgggtatgACTACTAGTTTCATTTAAAGATCATGATAACATGATAGacgaaaaaaagaaaagtaaaatgtGGAAGAAGTCATATAACCACAGATCTCTGATACGTTGCAGAATATGAACATGCTGACCATAAGAATGCATGATGGAGAAAAGGGGCAAAAATATCTGGACATCTTATCCCTTTTTCCTATTGCATAATTGAAtaataccaaaaaagaaaagcaaacaaaaataaaaataaagtacagATGATTACTTTATGCATCTTTAGTCAGATCTCGATTATGCAACCAcattatttagttaattttagtatgttttaattttaccaaaacCAGATAAGTGAGGTATAAACTTAGTTGTCTTGTCTGTCGGTCAAGAGCATGGAATTTTCCTAAGGCgtggtttttaattatttatagcAAGAATTACCATAATTAAGTAAGGCACGTTCAATGATTTTCCAAATAAAACGGGATTTGTTCTTTGCTTCCTCAATTATGCCATTCTTTGATGACTTGCTAATTTAATCCTTAGTCAAATTTATCTCAAAAGTTTTCTTTAACCTGTTTTGATATAGAATTATTATTAGCAAGTCAGAATAAAAAGCAGTTGAAATTATCCAGAGGATCCTTTTTAGTTCTTTTGCAAAAAGTGCTTTGAGCTATCTCTGAGGCGAATTAATAATTTGAAGTTTGTGAGTTTTCATAACGATTTCAAGTTCgcacaataaatatttataaatattttgtgAATTCCTTAATAAATACTCAAAGTTTGAACAAAAGTTACTAATTTTTTGTGAATTCATACGTAAAAGTATAGATCCGCCTCCGTGTAAGCTGGTTCTTGAAAAATAGTTACTACTTTTGAAGAATTAAAACTGAGTTTGTCAAAAATCAAGTTCAAAAACTAATTTTTggcaaaatttcaatttttaaaaagaaatattgATTTTTTGTTTCAAAtgaataaaaatttgaaatgaattttctCCGAATGAgaattgaattttaaaattttaaaaaattagctTCTTTTTCAAGATTAGTTCAAATAACACATTAAAATTCGAAAACTTCAAACAAACGTCGCGAGACCTTTACAATAATGATTTCTACAGTATTAGTTTTTGCGTAATTTCTATGATTTCTTGAATAATTATTGAGTTTAAATAAAGTGACACTATTTATGAAACATTATTAGTTTTCCGTGTCTTTCCTGAAACAGTACGCAAATTAGGGATCTCCAAAGTTCTAAGATCCAGCCTTCTACTAATGCTCTTAATTTCACCTAATTATTACCTCggcaattgaattttttttttttttttttttttttgtaaaaccaCCGTCAAAAGCTCCCATGAAAGAGGGAAAATTAACCTATGTCGTGGTCCACACCATGTCCCTGGACCATCTTCCAAAATAGATCAAACATCATAAGGACCCCTACCCAGCTACCATCAAACGCACCTGAATCATCAATATCTCATTGACTCGTGATCTGCAGCATTTCTGTCGACTACAGCAATAATAAATTCAGTATAATTGGGTTTGTGGAAGATAGTATAAAACTTATCTTTCTACCTTGTGAAGATAGATCCAAtaaaatctcacaagtggagTCTGAGAGGGTAGAGTATACGCTAATCTTACCCCTATTCAGATGGGGTTTCCGATAATCTCAGCTATTTCAATAAAAAGACCACCTATCCCTTCACTATATTTATCCGGGGCCCTTCTTCGGACCCTATACATAACGAAAGTTTGGTATATCGGGCTACTTTTGATATAAAAAATATTGTCCCTCTATCTCATATTATGTGAAATTGTTTGACTAGTAACGATAATTATGATTATCGTCTATAGagagattggatttaaacaatgttcaagTTATTTCTAGCTTAACGCTATTCAGGATGATTAACACGTTGGTTAagatgattaataactaaaattaactatgcAACTAAAACAATTAACAATTAATCACTGGAAGACAAGAGTTGAGCAACACTgaaatatcaatgggagaaataagggtcatgacaggataggtgcaagatagctatttgggATCTAACTTTAGTTCAATCcactctaatgttctaatgattctcacgaattcactagATGATTAGTTCAAATGTGCAGTCAatactcctctctcgattaaatcttaactctacgaggtgaactaatataagcactATGAAAATATGCAAGCATGCGTTAATGGATTGGTCTTCAGGAAAACGCCTTTCGAATATTCTcttaacttgatttaatcaacaatcaaaaagctctttcgattacttaagagaatcactgaattaaaccaaataaaataatgcaagataatCACCacaatattcctctttcgattaaataaactggtgaataaagttgcaaacaattcaaagctccataaacgAAATCAAGCAAcgaactagagttaaaatccacaaatatcaatcaaaacaccATATCCGTCAAACCCTAAGGGAACCTACTCCATATTCATCGAGAAATTTATCACAAATAAAGTTGAATAATCAGAAAAcatgaattcaatccaaactcggtgTTGAGTTGATGAAAGAATGATGAACCTTTGTGCTTTGAGTCTCCAATGCTCTTTCAACATTCCGTAGGTCAAAAGTCCTTTAAAATcgtatttttggtgtatttataccatgtaggaacgAGAACGGATAAAACTACCCTTTTCAACTCGAAGTGGGACAATTGGACCGCGAAAATACCCTAGCGCATCGTGCCATGCGCCGCCACATGCGCCACATTAGTGAGAATTTTCATAGAGTTGATTTTTTTCACTCTGCAGTAATTTTGCACTAGCACCCTGAGCCCCGCGGCGCATattgtatttttctcaaattaatctttttttctcactttttgatatccagacttggtcctcgaccctcgaacatgatcccgacttaatttcttgaacttttactcatacttcaaaactccaacttgttcaaattagctcaaaattatcttaatagctcggaatcacttcctgcaaggcataaaacacataataaatgCAATACACTAATATTtcagctcaaacacaagtaaagtaCAGTAATTGGAGTGCAAACTACGACTAAAACACGGGTTTCTAATAGCCGTCAAAAAGGCTTTCTTTTTCcatgatttttaaaatattttaaattatatactATTGTGATTTAAAATATCtttgtataatttttaatttgtaactttttaaaataattttgtaaattcATATTCGAATTCAtactaaaattaaataattttacccTCATACTTTGAATTCTACGATATAAAATAGAATGAAATGAGTAATATTAAAGTTGGTGATAAACTCGTATTGCAACAAAGATAAAATGCGAGACCTCTCGATCTTAGTAATTTTATTTGATGTGAGACAAAATATTACTCTCTTTGTCTCAATTAATGTAACACCATTCAAATTCCGAGAGTTAAACTTCTTAATTATGACcgtaaaatttgaaataaaatttgtaaattttcgaataaaatttatatattaaaaaaatacataaaaaatataatcTATAAAAAATACAATCAAAGAATAACTCTTGAAATTTGAACAaggtcacataaattgggacggatggagaaatatatttgaaaataaacattttttttggGACAAATTGCACATGAATTATTTGGACAATAGTAATATTCAACTCAAAAACTTACGCACACCTTAATTATTTTACCAAACATAATTACCTTGCACTACCAATAGTTTCACCTTAAacttagctagcgtttggacatatatttggttgaaacttaaaaaaatgaatttttgaagatgagatgaaaaataaattttttaaattaaaattgtgTTTGAACATGTATATTACTTacaaaaaatttgaagttttgtgagtagaaaacttcaaaaattattttagagcagtttttgggatttaaaaattttgttttcaaaatttgtcaaaaaatagttaaattttataaacaaacaaatatttgaagataaaatttaaaaaataactcccaaattttatggccaaacgggaggTTAGTAACAATCCGACCACAGTGGATTCATGGGCACCGACTGCATAGTCTTTCCTAGATCTTAACATGTCCGGTAGGtcccacatcttcaattttcccCAATCAATACGCGCGTGGGACCTATTGCAGATCTGAGATCTCATTGGTGCGCACTTTAGACTAAATAGCAAACGCGGGGACATGATTTAttaataacataacataaaacaGCAGCATAATTAAAGAACCCCAGTTTTTCActttcatctatttctctgtctCTGTTAGTGtttgtgtgtgtgagagagaaagagagagagaaggagaCGTGCTTGTACGAGTGCTTGATCTATATATATGCTAGAGAGATTATCAAGAAAACATTTTCTTTGAATCaaagttgttttttttttctgaagtGGGGTATTTTACTAAATTCtttttttggttgatttttgaTTACATTTGTCTGCAAAAGGGGAAAGTTGGAAGATCATTAAGGAATTGTTGGAATCTTTTTTATGCCATTGGTATGTTCTTTAATCCTCTATTTAGCTGTGATCTATTATTCAATCAATGCAACTTTGTGATTTAGATTGGCTTTCTGGTTTTGTTGGTTTACTTGATTTATTTGCCAAGCGGGGTTTGTTTGAAAAACGTTTTTgaactcatttatattttaaatctGGTGTCTTTTTAGGTAATATTGATCATTGATTTAGATTGGCTAAGTTTAAAACTTGTGCTTTGAGCATTTATTGTGTCATGTAATTCTTGGCTTCAACTTTCTTCTTTGGCAGTGCATTGTTGTTTTAGTGATGTTTTTGTTTTACTATGTTGGAGCAAAGATTTGTTATTTGAGAGTTTGGTTTAATAATAAGACTGTTAGTGTACATGTAGGCCAATTATCAAACCTGTAAAAGATCTGACTTTGATCCTTGTATTCTTATGAGTGTTTTAAAGATCCAGCTTTTGCTGCGCCACGGGTGTAGCTTAATGGTTAACGAAGTGGTAGGAGCACCATGAGATCTCATGTTAGTCGAGGTGAACACAAGCTGTCTCGTACACCATCATCATAAAATAGAAGATCCAATCTTTGTTGGGTTGAGAAGTTATGCTGGTTTCCCACTACCTTAGATCTGCAGCTATTCGAGTTTCCATCTTATCCTACTTGGGAGATGAGAACATGAGCTTCATCTGATGTCACTCTTTAATACTCCGTTGATTTCAACTAATTTTAGGAACTTAGATAGCATTTGGGTTGAAATGATTGGCATGGAGATAAAACATGAGGAACTTTGGAGGATtatgtataaaaaatatatgatCTTGAGAACTCAACCAATTATCATACTCTGATCTAGCAACAAgcgttttttttccttctaactAATGAAAGGCAAAGGCCATGTTTATGCAATTTGTGATGTCTTGATTGCCTTGCATCTGTTACGAACTTGCAGCAAAATGTGCATCTGCATCCTTTTCACTCCTAACTAAGTTATTACAATTATTTCAGGGCTGCAATGGCGAACAAAAACGCAGGGGATAATAGGACTAGGACTTCTGTATCAATATTTATAGTAGCTGGTCTATGTTGCTTCTTCTATTTACTTGGAGCATGGCAAAGAAGCGGTTTCGGGAAAGGAGATAGTATAGCTCTGGCAGTTACCAAGACTGCTGGTGAGAATTGTGATATACTACCAAATCTCAATTTTGAGACTCGTCATGCTGGCGAGGCAGGCGGTATTGATGAGTCAGAATCCGAAGTCGAAGAACTCAAACCATGTGATCCTCAGTACACTGATTACACACCATGTCAAGATCAAAAGCGTGCGATGACCTTCCCAAGGGAAAATATGAACTACCGAGAAAGGCATTGTCCACCTCAAGAGGAGAAGTTACATTGCCTTATTCCAGCACCTAAGGGATATGTTACCCCGTTTCCATGGCCAAAAAGTCGGGATTATGTTCCTTATGCCAATGCTCCATATAAGAGCTTGACGGTTGAGAAAGCCATCCAGAACTGGGTTCAATATGAGGGTAACGTGTTTAGGTTCCCGGGAGGAGGGACACAGTTTCCTCAAGGAGCAGATAAGTATATCGATCAGCTTGCTTCAGTAGTCCCTATCGAAAATGGGACAGTTCGGACTGCTTTGGACACTGGTTGTGGGGTATGTTTTCCTGCTTTATAAACTTAACTTTTCACTAAAGAATGTCCCGTTGTCTTGCCTACATGGAAAGTGTTTTGTTACTCTGTTGCTGTTTTTGGCTAAGACTTTCTCAAATCGTGCCAGGTTGCAAGTTGGGGCGCTTATCTTTGGAAAAGGAATGTCATAGCAATGTCATTTGCCCCAAGAGACTCGCACGAAGCTCAGGTTCAGTTTGCTCTGGAAAGGGGTGTTCCTGCTGTTATTGGTGTACTAGGAACAATCAAAATGCCATATCCATCTAAAGCCTTTGATATGGCTCATTGTTCTCGTTGTCTTATCCCTTGGGGAGCTGCTGGTATGCATCTCGTCTTGATATCCAGAAACATGGTTAAATTTTTAGAATAAGGAAGACATTTTACTTTTTTGTATTTATGTTTTATCGAAGGgcttttttcatttttggcatgTTGGCCGAAATTATTTATGGGCGCTAGCCCaaatatacaaaacatatacacTGGTTTTGTGTATAATATACTGTATGTATATTATTTCTatcttttttgtatatttatacttaatatacaaaatatatattgcCGGTTATTATTTTTTAGGGCGGCCCAAAAATGTGATTATCCTTTACCGAATTATTACTTTCTGATAATGGTTTTTAATTGCATGTTTTGTTCGTTCATCGTGTAGATGGAGTCCTCATGATGGAAGTTGATCGAGTTCTTAGACCTGGAGGCTACTGGGTACTTTCTGGACCTCCTATCAACTGGAAAACCAATTATAAGGCCTGGCAACGACCCAAGGAGGACCTTCAAGAAGAACAAAGGAAGATTGAAGAGGCAGCTAAACTTCTTTGCTGGGAGAAGATATCTGAGAAGGGCGAGACTGCTATTTGGCGGAAAAGAATGGATGCTGACTCATGCCGTTCTGCACAAGAAAATTCGGCAGCTAGAATTTGTAAAGCTGATGATCCAGATAACGTCTGGTATGTCATCGTATTtaatacagtcaaacctctctataatgGCAGTGTTGGCTGCTATAACGAAATACTGTTATagataacatataatataacatAATTGGTTCCAAATAAAACTTGGCCATTATAATGAAATGTGTTGGAATGTGCTTCATGCTTTCCATGAGTGGCAGCTCTATTCTACTGTGAAAAAGGTTTCCTCTTGTGGTGCCTTAGAAAGAAATTAGAACATGTCACCAGTTAGAATTACTTGAGCTTGAGAAACTtatttcttatgaattaatagcATGCCAAGACGGTTCAGTATGCGGATTTAAGTTGTTTAGGTGGCAGAAGATTTGCCAAGTATGCAGGAAATCCATTTGCCTTAATCTGATAACGTGAATATTACATTGCTAACTTACTACACGAACGCTGATGTGCAGTGGCTTAGTGTGCATGCTATAACTTATCTCAACTCTCCAAGCCTGGGCCCCTTCTTTAATGCATTAGACACG contains:
- the LOC107763303 gene encoding probable methyltransferase PMT2; its protein translation is MANKNAGDNRTRTSVSIFIVAGLCCFFYLLGAWQRSGFGKGDSIALAVTKTAGENCDILPNLNFETRHAGEAGGIDESESEVEELKPCDPQYTDYTPCQDQKRAMTFPRENMNYRERHCPPQEEKLHCLIPAPKGYVTPFPWPKSRDYVPYANAPYKSLTVEKAIQNWVQYEGNVFRFPGGGTQFPQGADKYIDQLASVVPIENGTVRTALDTGCGVASWGAYLWKRNVIAMSFAPRDSHEAQVQFALERGVPAVIGVLGTIKMPYPSKAFDMAHCSRCLIPWGAADGVLMMEVDRVLRPGGYWVLSGPPINWKTNYKAWQRPKEDLQEEQRKIEEAAKLLCWEKISEKGETAIWRKRMDADSCRSAQENSAARICKADDPDNVWYNKMETCITPNNGNGEDESLKPFPERLYAVPPRIANGQVSGVSVEKYQEDNKKWKKHVSAYKKINKLLDTGRYRNIMDMNAGLGGFAAALHSPKFWVMNVMPTIAEKNTLGVIYERGLIGIYHDWCEAFSTYPRTYDLIHASGLFSLYKDKCEFEDILLEMDRILRPEGAVILRDEVDVLIKVKKIIGGMRWNFKLMDHEDGPLVPEKILVAVKQYWTLNSTTSSQ